One Edaphobacter flagellatus genomic region harbors:
- a CDS encoding glycosyltransferase WbuB — translation MRILIYGLNYQPELTGIGKYTGEMCSWLASHGHDVRVVTAPPYYPAWKVREDYRNAYRIQRAKGKATVYRCPLYVPAKPTGLKRMAHLASFMLSSLPVLLWQVFWKPDVVFTVEPTFFCAPVALLVAATTGAASWLHVQDFEVDAAFDLGLLPAQGPIHDLALALEEPIIKAFSRVSSISTKMVERAHAKGVDSSRTILFPNWVNVDEITPQPIGVPNSFRKELGLEGKFILLYSGNMGAKQGLEILAPLAEDFGPGGPDEDPRVHFVFCGDGAYRAQLESLVAHLPNVTLLPLQPYLRLNDLLNAADVHLLPQRAGAADLVMPSKLTGMLSSGRPVIATAEPDTQVGHIIGGTSDEDACGIIVPADDDSVLHAAVRKLVSDEPLRRSLGENARRYAVEHLGREQVLERFQRDLGELV, via the coding sequence GTGCGCATACTTATCTACGGTCTCAATTATCAGCCCGAACTGACGGGTATCGGGAAGTATACGGGCGAGATGTGCTCGTGGCTGGCCTCGCATGGTCACGATGTTCGTGTCGTGACAGCGCCGCCCTATTATCCGGCGTGGAAGGTTAGGGAAGATTATCGCAACGCCTATCGCATTCAGCGAGCGAAGGGCAAGGCGACGGTGTATCGCTGCCCGTTGTATGTCCCTGCCAAGCCAACAGGTCTCAAGCGGATGGCGCATTTGGCGTCCTTTATGCTGAGCAGCCTGCCTGTGCTGCTCTGGCAGGTCTTCTGGAAGCCGGACGTTGTCTTTACGGTTGAGCCGACGTTTTTCTGCGCTCCGGTAGCTTTGCTTGTCGCGGCGACGACAGGTGCGGCATCCTGGCTTCATGTGCAGGACTTCGAAGTAGATGCGGCTTTTGATCTTGGCTTGCTGCCTGCGCAGGGACCCATCCACGATCTGGCGCTCGCTCTGGAAGAGCCGATTATCAAAGCGTTCAGCCGGGTCTCCAGTATTTCGACCAAGATGGTGGAGCGTGCTCATGCGAAGGGCGTCGATTCTTCGCGCACCATCCTCTTTCCAAACTGGGTCAATGTAGATGAGATCACTCCTCAGCCGATCGGCGTCCCGAATAGCTTTCGTAAGGAGCTGGGCCTTGAGGGTAAGTTCATTCTGTTGTATTCGGGAAACATGGGCGCAAAGCAGGGGCTTGAGATTCTTGCTCCGCTCGCAGAGGATTTTGGCCCCGGCGGTCCGGACGAAGACCCGCGCGTCCATTTTGTCTTCTGTGGTGATGGAGCGTATCGCGCTCAGCTTGAATCTCTGGTGGCGCATCTGCCGAACGTGACTCTGCTGCCGCTGCAGCCCTATCTGCGACTGAATGATTTGCTCAATGCGGCCGATGTTCATCTGCTGCCGCAGCGCGCAGGAGCGGCCGATCTGGTGATGCCGTCGAAGCTGACGGGTATGCTTTCAAGCGGGCGGCCTGTGATCGCTACCGCGGAACCGGATACACAGGTGGGCCATATCATCGGAGGAACGAGCGACGAAGATGCCTGTGGAATTATTGTGCCGGCAGATGATGACTCCGTTCTGCATGCTGCGGTGCGCAAGCTGGTCAGCGACGAACCGCTTCGCCGCTCTCTTGGAGAGAACGCGCGTCGTTATGCTGTGGAGCATCTTGGCAGGGAACAGGTTCTTGAGCGCTTTCAGCGTGATTTAGGTGAGCTTGTCTGA
- a CDS encoding ABC transporter permease codes for MRHSIKQRLLGRIQSQPLAAVGIFFLLVFLFCALLAPWLAPADPAALDLHGRLAGPTATHWFGTDELGRDILSRTIYGARISLIVAVSVVGLSLAIGLLAGCAAGFYGGWLDTVINVYLMNAFMALPGILLAIAFVAFMGPGLKNVVIALAITGWVGYARLVRGQVIAVKEREFVEAARALGASDLRIISRHILPNIVQPLIVQAAIGMATAVMAEATLSFLGLGVPPPAASWGSMLNDARSHLFDSPHMVCFPAMAVMLCVLSFNFIGDALRDFMDPRTRLRSGL; via the coding sequence ATGAGACATAGTATCAAGCAGAGGTTGCTTGGCCGCATACAAAGCCAACCCCTGGCGGCAGTAGGCATCTTCTTTCTGCTGGTATTTCTTTTTTGCGCTCTGCTTGCTCCCTGGCTGGCCCCTGCTGACCCGGCGGCGCTTGATCTGCACGGACGCCTCGCAGGCCCAACCGCAACACACTGGTTCGGCACCGATGAGCTTGGCCGGGACATCCTTTCGAGAACGATCTATGGCGCAAGAATCTCGTTGATCGTAGCCGTAAGTGTTGTAGGACTCTCACTAGCCATCGGCCTGCTCGCCGGTTGCGCCGCTGGATTCTATGGCGGATGGCTCGATACCGTCATCAATGTCTACCTGATGAACGCCTTCATGGCCCTGCCTGGAATCCTGCTGGCAATCGCGTTTGTCGCGTTTATGGGGCCGGGGCTAAAGAATGTCGTCATCGCCCTGGCCATCACCGGATGGGTCGGTTATGCGCGACTCGTAAGAGGACAGGTCATCGCCGTCAAGGAACGGGAGTTCGTCGAAGCCGCCCGAGCTTTAGGTGCTTCGGACCTCCGCATTATAAGCAGGCATATATTGCCGAATATCGTACAGCCTCTGATCGTTCAAGCGGCTATCGGCATGGCAACCGCCGTGATGGCAGAGGCAACTCTCAGCTTCCTGGGACTCGGCGTTCCTCCCCCCGCCGCCAGTTGGGGATCGATGCTGAACGACGCGCGCTCTCATCTCTTCGACTCACCGCACATGGTCTGCTTCCCTGCCATGGCGGTTATGCTCTGCGTGCTTTCATTCAACTTTATAGGCGATGCACTACGCGACTTCATGGACCCTCGCACAAGGCTGCGCAGCGGCCTGTAA
- a CDS encoding GDP-L-fucose synthase family protein, whose amino-acid sequence MKKDSRIYIAGHRGLVGSAIHRELERLGYTNILTRTRAELDLVDTEAVNNFFAQEKPEYVFLAAAKVGGILANNNYPADFIHDNLILQTNIIDASYKNGVDRLLFLGSSCIYPKMAPQPMPESSLLTGPLEPTNRPYALAKIAGIEMCWSYNRQYGTRYLAAMPTNLYGPGDNYDLANSHVLPALIRKTAEAIANNAPTVTVWGTGTPKRELLYSDDLAQACVFLMALEDATYGKLLNEAEPPLINIGTGEDVTIRELAETVARVLGYKGELVFDATKPDGTPRKLMNVDRLHSLGWHHTTSLEEGIRRTWEQVRGSLLQTADSR is encoded by the coding sequence ATGAAGAAAGACTCCCGCATCTACATCGCCGGTCATCGTGGGCTTGTGGGCTCCGCGATTCATCGTGAGCTGGAGCGCCTGGGCTACACGAATATCCTGACGCGGACGCGCGCAGAGCTGGATCTGGTGGATACGGAAGCGGTGAATAATTTCTTTGCACAGGAGAAGCCAGAGTATGTTTTTCTGGCGGCAGCGAAGGTCGGCGGTATCCTGGCGAATAACAACTACCCGGCTGACTTTATTCACGACAACCTTATTCTTCAGACCAACATTATCGATGCCAGTTACAAGAATGGCGTGGACCGCCTGTTGTTTCTCGGCTCTTCCTGTATCTATCCGAAGATGGCTCCCCAACCGATGCCGGAGTCATCGCTGCTGACCGGACCGCTGGAGCCAACCAATCGCCCGTATGCGCTGGCCAAAATCGCTGGAATTGAAATGTGCTGGAGCTACAACCGTCAATACGGCACAAGGTATCTCGCAGCGATGCCGACGAATCTTTATGGACCGGGTGATAACTATGATCTTGCCAACTCGCACGTTCTTCCGGCGCTGATTCGCAAGACGGCTGAAGCGATAGCCAACAATGCTCCGACGGTGACCGTCTGGGGGACTGGCACGCCTAAGCGTGAATTGCTCTACTCGGACGATCTGGCCCAGGCATGTGTTTTTCTTATGGCTCTTGAGGACGCTACATACGGCAAGCTGCTCAATGAGGCGGAGCCTCCCCTGATCAATATTGGTACAGGTGAAGACGTTACGATCCGTGAGCTGGCGGAGACGGTTGCACGTGTGCTCGGCTATAAAGGCGAGCTTGTCTTCGATGCGACCAAACCGGATGGAACTCCGCGCAAGTTGATGAATGTGGATCGTTTGCATTCGCTTGGCTGGCACCATACGACCTCGCTGGAAGAGGGAATCCGACGTACGTGGGAGCAGGTTCGAGGAAGCCTGCTGCAAACGGCTGATTCCAGATAG
- a CDS encoding ATP-binding protein, whose product MSEHSQAVQNATISETLFAQLRATPIFSSLKDEELRCLHGLEEIYLEKGDVLVKQGEIAHYFWVLLEGELTVSQTTPEGKEMVMISIPSGNAFGELPLLANIPNAVNLTAEDHCHLVQFSEDSFWSLMTTCPDVRQAILANMAKRFQKMQSTTLQQEKMASLGTLAAGLMHELNNPGAAARRAASQLRSNLMRMHELSAKFSKAELNREQKECLHELQEHTLSAKQPIVMNSLEQSDAEEKLAEWMEESNIENAWKMAPTLVSVGMKAEDLQCARQEFPGTILSDALNWIEAMASSMQLVGAIEESIGRVTDLVMAVKSYAYEGKGLKQSVDVNNSIHATLLILGHKMREKEIVVEKDFSPLPPLQSECTGLNQIWTNLLDNSIDAVGQRGKISVKTWAEPSPSNPERTDICIRLTDNGSGIPLESQPHIFDTFFTTKPLGVGTGLGLGIVHRIVEQYGGTIHFTSEPGDTEFVVRLPSAPK is encoded by the coding sequence ATGAGCGAACACTCCCAGGCCGTCCAGAATGCAACAATCAGCGAGACTCTCTTCGCGCAGTTGAGAGCCACTCCCATCTTCTCTTCCCTGAAGGACGAGGAACTTCGCTGTCTGCATGGCCTTGAGGAGATCTATCTCGAAAAGGGCGACGTCCTCGTGAAGCAGGGAGAGATAGCCCACTACTTCTGGGTGCTTCTTGAAGGCGAACTCACCGTCTCGCAGACGACGCCTGAAGGCAAAGAGATGGTCATGATCTCCATCCCCAGCGGAAATGCCTTTGGTGAGCTTCCTTTACTGGCCAATATTCCCAATGCCGTCAATTTAACGGCAGAGGACCACTGCCATCTGGTCCAGTTCAGCGAGGACTCCTTCTGGAGCCTGATGACGACGTGCCCCGATGTGCGGCAGGCCATTCTGGCCAACATGGCGAAGCGCTTCCAGAAGATGCAAAGCACGACCCTCCAGCAGGAGAAGATGGCGTCGCTGGGCACTCTGGCCGCCGGACTGATGCACGAGCTGAACAACCCTGGAGCGGCGGCGCGCAGAGCAGCCTCGCAACTGCGATCGAACCTGATGCGAATGCATGAGCTTTCGGCAAAGTTCAGTAAAGCAGAGTTGAACCGAGAGCAGAAGGAATGCCTGCACGAGTTACAGGAACACACTCTTTCCGCCAAACAGCCAATCGTCATGAACTCGCTCGAACAAAGCGATGCGGAAGAAAAGCTGGCTGAGTGGATGGAAGAATCCAACATCGAAAATGCCTGGAAGATGGCGCCAACGCTGGTTTCTGTTGGCATGAAGGCTGAGGATCTTCAGTGCGCACGGCAGGAGTTTCCAGGCACGATTCTCTCCGATGCCTTGAACTGGATCGAGGCGATGGCCTCCAGTATGCAATTGGTAGGCGCTATCGAAGAGAGCATTGGACGCGTGACAGATCTGGTCATGGCGGTCAAGTCGTACGCTTATGAGGGCAAGGGCCTGAAACAGTCGGTCGACGTAAACAACAGCATTCATGCGACGCTGCTGATTCTGGGGCATAAGATGCGCGAGAAAGAGATCGTCGTGGAAAAGGATTTCTCGCCGCTGCCTCCACTGCAGAGCGAGTGCACCGGGCTAAACCAGATCTGGACGAATCTGTTGGACAATTCAATTGATGCCGTCGGCCAGCGTGGCAAGATCTCCGTAAAAACCTGGGCAGAGCCCTCACCCTCCAATCCCGAACGCACAGACATCTGCATTCGTTTAACCGATAACGGGAGTGGCATCCCGCTTGAGAGCCAGCCGCACATCTTCGACACGTTCTTCACAACCAAACCGCTTGGAGTGGGTACGGGACTCGGTTTAGGCATTGTGCACCGCATCGTCGAACAGTACGGCGGAACGATTCACTTCACTTCAGAGCCTGGAGACACGGAGTTTGTCGTTCGACTCCCCAGCGCGCCAAAATAG
- a CDS encoding VOC family protein, with the protein MPSPFHIAFPVDDLDAARAFYGQTLGCPEGRSSSQWIDFDLFGHQIVAHLKPSADAEKLHHNPVDGHDVPVPHFGVVLSMQEWEALAERLRKADIQFVIEPYIRFKGETGEQATMFFLDPAGNALEFKAFADVNQLFAK; encoded by the coding sequence ATGCCTTCGCCTTTTCATATTGCCTTCCCTGTCGATGATCTCGACGCCGCGCGTGCATTCTACGGGCAGACGCTAGGGTGCCCCGAAGGACGCAGTTCATCGCAGTGGATAGATTTTGACCTGTTCGGCCACCAGATCGTCGCGCATCTGAAGCCATCAGCAGATGCTGAGAAGCTGCATCATAACCCTGTCGATGGCCATGACGTTCCCGTGCCACACTTTGGTGTCGTCCTCTCGATGCAGGAATGGGAGGCGCTGGCGGAGCGTCTTCGAAAGGCGGATATCCAGTTTGTGATTGAGCCCTACATTCGCTTCAAGGGCGAGACAGGCGAGCAGGCAACAATGTTTTTTCTTGATCCTGCTGGAAACGCACTGGAATTCAAGGCGTTTGCTGACGTCAACCAACTCTTTGCGAAGTAA
- a CDS encoding CAP domain-containing protein, whose product MPNIAEDAVDKRLGIDVMGQNTGTATTTSNRRNDFFLRVALLLGASVFVPLPGVAATPTAMAPPNVAEQYLLNAANSERVARGLPVLHSDPTLAQAAYFHAVQMADHADISHQFPGEPALPERGIQAGVRFSLITENVAEAPNSTLVHTMWMQSRGHRENLLDPEVNVIGIAVVVRGHQFYAVEDFASTVEPMSYDAQENSVSSLLSSAGLEVGASDHTSTLEDARRTCSLESGYAGHDHHPWFIMRYTADRLDQLPSQLTKRISSGKFSKAVVGACQDTTSGSFTAYNIAVLLYP is encoded by the coding sequence ATGCCTAACATCGCAGAAGATGCAGTCGATAAACGACTTGGGATCGATGTGATGGGACAGAACACAGGCACCGCGACAACAACGTCGAATCGCAGAAATGATTTCTTTCTGCGGGTTGCGCTTCTGCTGGGCGCATCCGTCTTTGTTCCGTTGCCCGGTGTTGCGGCGACGCCGACTGCGATGGCGCCTCCCAACGTGGCTGAGCAGTACCTGCTTAACGCGGCCAATAGCGAGCGTGTTGCGCGTGGTCTTCCTGTGCTGCACAGCGATCCGACTCTTGCGCAGGCTGCTTACTTTCATGCTGTGCAGATGGCCGATCATGCAGACATCTCTCACCAGTTTCCAGGAGAACCTGCGTTGCCTGAGCGGGGAATTCAGGCAGGCGTTCGCTTCTCTCTGATTACCGAGAATGTCGCTGAAGCTCCGAATTCCACGCTGGTTCACACCATGTGGATGCAGTCGCGGGGGCACCGGGAAAATCTTCTTGATCCTGAGGTCAATGTCATTGGTATTGCCGTCGTTGTACGCGGCCACCAGTTCTATGCTGTGGAGGATTTTGCCTCTACTGTGGAGCCAATGAGCTATGACGCGCAAGAGAACAGCGTATCTTCTCTGCTGAGCAGTGCAGGTCTTGAGGTCGGGGCCAGTGACCATACCAGCACGCTTGAGGATGCACGCCGCACCTGCAGCCTGGAGTCGGGCTATGCCGGCCATGACCATCACCCGTGGTTCATCATGCGGTATACGGCCGATCGTCTTGACCAGCTTCCGAGTCAGCTGACGAAGCGCATCAGTAGCGGTAAGTTCAGCAAGGCCGTTGTCGGAGCCTGTCAGGACACAACCAGCGGTTCATTTACCGCGTACAACATCGCGGTCCTTCTCTATCCCTGA
- the gmd gene encoding GDP-mannose 4,6-dehydratase, with translation MKKALITGITGQDGAYLAEFLLGKGYEVHGIKRRSSLFNTNRIDHIYEDPHSPHPQFFLHYGDLTDSSSLIHIVQKVQPDEIYNLGAQSHVQVSFEQPEYTADADAIGPLRLLEAIRILGLEKKTKFYQASTSELYGLVQEIPQRETTPFYPRSPYAVAKMYAFWICVNYREAYGIYACNGILFNHESPLRGETFVTRKITRGLSRIAVGLQETLFLGNLDAKRDWGHARDYVEMQWLMLQQEKPQDYVIATGRQYSVREFVQRCAAKLGLELTWQGSGVEEKAIDQNGKVVVAVDPRYFRPTEVETLLGDPSKAQRELGWTPRTSFDQLVEEMISADLKAAQRDALVRQHGFDAYNVRET, from the coding sequence TTGAAGAAAGCCCTCATCACAGGAATCACTGGTCAGGATGGAGCATATCTGGCCGAATTTCTTCTTGGCAAAGGTTACGAGGTTCACGGTATTAAGCGCCGTAGCTCGTTATTCAATACCAATCGCATCGACCATATCTATGAAGATCCTCACTCGCCGCATCCGCAATTTTTTCTGCACTACGGGGATCTGACGGACTCTTCTTCGCTGATCCACATCGTGCAAAAAGTGCAGCCGGATGAGATCTACAATCTGGGCGCGCAGTCTCATGTGCAGGTTTCGTTCGAGCAGCCCGAATATACAGCTGACGCCGATGCAATTGGGCCTCTCCGCCTGCTGGAAGCGATCCGCATTCTCGGGCTTGAAAAGAAGACGAAGTTTTATCAGGCATCGACGTCAGAACTGTATGGTCTGGTGCAGGAGATTCCTCAGCGCGAGACGACTCCGTTTTACCCGCGATCGCCGTATGCCGTGGCCAAGATGTACGCCTTCTGGATTTGCGTAAATTATCGCGAGGCCTACGGCATCTACGCGTGCAACGGAATCCTGTTCAATCATGAGTCGCCTCTGCGGGGAGAGACTTTTGTTACGCGTAAGATCACTCGTGGACTTTCGCGTATTGCTGTCGGTTTGCAGGAGACACTTTTTCTCGGAAATCTTGATGCCAAGCGTGATTGGGGACATGCACGCGACTACGTTGAGATGCAGTGGCTGATGCTGCAGCAGGAGAAGCCGCAGGACTACGTTATCGCAACGGGCCGTCAGTACAGCGTGCGCGAGTTTGTGCAACGTTGTGCTGCGAAGCTTGGCCTTGAGCTGACGTGGCAGGGAAGCGGCGTTGAGGAAAAAGCCATCGATCAAAACGGCAAGGTGGTTGTTGCCGTCGATCCGCGGTACTTCCGCCCGACAGAGGTGGAGACGTTGCTGGGCGATCCGTCCAAGGCGCAGCGTGAGTTGGGCTGGACGCCGCGTACCAGCTTCGACCAGCTTGTCGAAGAGATGATCTCGGCTGACCTCAAAGCGGCGCAGCGTGATGCGCTGGTTCGGCAGCATGGATTTGACGCTTACAACGTTCGCGAGACATAA